A genomic stretch from Natronomonas gomsonensis includes:
- a CDS encoding SDR family oxidoreductase — translation MRVAILGCGYVGLELARQLVDDHAVVGVRRSEAGIEAVEATGAEAVQADVTDADALGAVPDVDAMVFAASSGGRGAGAAREVYVEGLRAAIETFGERENAPDRLVYTSSTGVYGDHEGGWVDESTPLEPTTEKTAVLVEAERIARELAPEYGIDGGVARFAGLYGPDRYRLERYLEGPVTEGYLNMVHRDDAAGIVRFMLESTDEELLVAVDDEPVDKWTFADWLADECGVERPPKRTKAERLDDDSLSEPARRRILTSKRCSNDRVRELGYEFRYPTYREGYRDAIEAYRERRK, via the coding sequence ATGAGGGTCGCGATTCTCGGCTGTGGCTACGTCGGGCTCGAACTCGCCCGACAGCTCGTCGACGACCACGCCGTCGTCGGCGTTCGGCGCTCCGAGGCGGGTATCGAGGCGGTCGAAGCGACCGGTGCCGAAGCAGTCCAAGCCGACGTGACCGACGCTGACGCCCTCGGGGCGGTGCCGGATGTCGACGCTATGGTCTTCGCGGCGTCGTCGGGCGGCCGAGGCGCCGGCGCCGCCCGCGAGGTGTACGTCGAGGGCCTTCGGGCGGCCATCGAGACGTTCGGCGAACGCGAAAACGCCCCCGACCGCCTCGTCTACACCTCCAGTACGGGCGTCTACGGCGACCACGAGGGCGGGTGGGTCGACGAATCGACGCCGCTGGAGCCGACCACGGAGAAGACGGCCGTCCTCGTCGAGGCCGAACGCATCGCCCGCGAACTCGCCCCCGAATACGGCATCGATGGTGGAGTCGCTCGGTTCGCCGGACTGTACGGGCCGGACCGCTATCGACTCGAACGGTACCTCGAGGGCCCCGTCACGGAGGGGTATCTGAACATGGTTCACCGTGACGACGCCGCGGGAATCGTCCGGTTCATGCTGGAATCGACCGACGAAGAACTGCTCGTCGCGGTCGACGACGAACCCGTAGACAAGTGGACCTTCGCCGACTGGCTGGCCGACGAGTGCGGCGTCGAGCGCCCACCCAAGCGGACGAAAGCCGAACGGCTGGACGACGATTCGCTGTCGGAGCCGGCGCGGCGCCGCATCCTGACGAGCAAGCGCTGTTCGAACGACCGGGTGCGGGAACTCGGCTACGAGTTTCGGTATCCGACCTACCGCGAGGGGTACCGCGACGCAATCGAGGCCTACCGCGAGCGACGCAAGTAA
- a CDS encoding DHH family phosphoesterase translates to MERQAVGEAAAVSQRALDALVQQPELVVIVVFLVAAAFLVGRVFSRYVRRTPGDRLAAALADRDRVVVLMHPNPDPDAMASAMGVAAIAETVDTSAVIQHPGRIRHSENRAFETVLECDFERIERMAELETEAVVLVDHNEPRGFEGAEYVHPYAVVDHHPGNGEGLMFTDIRPERGSCASIVAEYLQDRGWSVHHDDDGKTVTPRLATGLLYGIQSDTTAFTRGCTPAEFDAAAYLFPAADADSLDRIANPQVDSETLEVKARAINHRRIDGSFLVSRVGELSNLDALATAAEELVRLEGVSAAVVLGEHEETLHFSGRSRDDRVHMGKALETALDPISEASAGGHARMGGGQASLPAATDGGTPEDIETRLFDAMNGTI, encoded by the coding sequence ATGGAGCGTCAGGCCGTCGGGGAGGCGGCGGCGGTTAGCCAGCGGGCACTCGACGCCCTCGTCCAGCAACCCGAACTGGTCGTCATCGTCGTGTTTCTCGTCGCCGCTGCGTTCCTCGTCGGCCGGGTGTTCAGCCGCTACGTCAGACGGACTCCGGGCGACCGACTCGCGGCCGCCCTCGCCGACCGCGACCGGGTTGTCGTGTTGATGCATCCGAATCCCGACCCCGACGCGATGGCGTCGGCGATGGGCGTCGCCGCCATCGCCGAAACCGTCGACACGTCTGCGGTTATCCAACACCCAGGGCGGATACGACATTCGGAGAATCGCGCCTTCGAGACGGTACTGGAGTGTGATTTCGAACGCATAGAGCGGATGGCGGAACTGGAAACCGAAGCCGTCGTGTTGGTCGACCACAACGAGCCGCGCGGCTTCGAGGGCGCCGAGTACGTCCATCCCTACGCCGTCGTCGACCACCACCCCGGAAACGGTGAGGGGTTGATGTTCACGGACATCAGGCCCGAACGTGGGTCGTGTGCGAGCATCGTCGCCGAGTACCTCCAGGACCGCGGGTGGTCCGTCCACCACGACGACGACGGGAAGACGGTGACCCCGAGACTCGCGACCGGTCTCCTGTACGGCATCCAGTCCGATACGACGGCGTTCACCAGAGGGTGTACCCCCGCGGAGTTCGACGCTGCAGCGTACCTGTTCCCGGCAGCGGACGCCGATTCGCTCGACCGAATCGCCAACCCACAAGTCGACAGCGAGACGCTCGAAGTGAAGGCACGGGCAATCAACCACCGCCGAATCGACGGTTCGTTTCTGGTCAGTCGGGTCGGCGAACTGTCGAACCTCGACGCGCTGGCGACCGCGGCCGAGGAACTGGTGCGTCTCGAAGGCGTCTCCGCGGCCGTCGTCCTCGGGGAACACGAGGAGACGCTCCACTTCTCGGGGCGCTCCCGAGACGACCGCGTCCACATGGGGAAAGCCTTAGAGACGGCGTTGGACCCGATTTCGGAGGCCAGCGCTGGCGGGCACGCCCGGATGGGCGGGGGACAGGCGTCGCTGCCGGCGGCGACCGACGGCGGGACCCCTGAGGACATCGAAACACGACTGTTCGACGCGATGAACGGGACGATTTGA
- a CDS encoding aldo/keto reductase codes for MATKSATWAYRDRFHESFARTYFRRFADCLVSSVGVGTYLGESTDAADERYHDAIVESLESGVNVVDTAINYRNQRSERVVGEAIRDAAVDREAVMVSTKGGFVPFDGERPNDASAYIESEFLDTGVLDREDLVMGNSLAPDFLNWSLDRSLSNLDLETIDLYYIHNPEAQLAQFDRETVYENLEDAFTRLEKRAAAGDIRHYGVATWEAFRVQPDHEKYLSLPEVVSRARTASDRAGTGGTHFRAIQLPFNVHMADAFSLSAHEGADGTRSALWFANDAGIDVFTSASILQGDLAAEGEIPDAVDAKLSGETPAQRAINFARSAPGVTSALVGTGSPDHAAENVAAGTFAPMGADAFDSIFR; via the coding sequence ATGGCGACGAAATCGGCGACGTGGGCGTATCGCGACCGCTTCCACGAGTCGTTCGCACGAACGTACTTCCGGCGGTTCGCGGACTGTCTCGTCTCCTCGGTCGGCGTCGGGACGTATCTCGGGGAGTCGACCGACGCCGCCGACGAGCGGTACCACGATGCCATCGTCGAGTCGCTGGAAAGCGGCGTCAACGTCGTCGACACAGCCATCAACTACCGGAATCAGCGCTCCGAACGCGTCGTCGGCGAGGCCATCCGCGATGCCGCCGTCGACCGCGAGGCGGTCATGGTGTCGACGAAAGGCGGCTTCGTCCCTTTCGACGGCGAGCGGCCGAACGACGCCTCGGCGTACATCGAATCGGAGTTCCTCGACACCGGCGTCCTCGACCGCGAGGACCTCGTGATGGGCAACTCCCTCGCGCCCGACTTCCTCAACTGGAGCCTCGACCGCTCGCTTTCGAACCTCGACCTCGAAACGATAGACCTCTACTACATCCACAACCCCGAGGCCCAACTGGCACAGTTCGACCGCGAGACGGTGTACGAAAACCTCGAAGACGCCTTCACCCGACTCGAAAAGCGGGCGGCGGCGGGCGACATCCGCCACTACGGCGTCGCGACGTGGGAGGCGTTTCGGGTCCAACCGGACCACGAGAAGTACCTCTCGCTGCCGGAAGTTGTCTCTCGTGCCCGAACTGCTTCCGACCGCGCCGGAACCGGCGGGACGCACTTCCGGGCGATTCAACTCCCGTTCAACGTCCACATGGCCGACGCGTTCTCGCTGTCGGCCCACGAGGGTGCCGACGGCACCCGGAGTGCGCTGTGGTTCGCCAACGACGCCGGCATCGACGTGTTCACCTCGGCATCGATTCTGCAGGGCGACCTCGCCGCCGAGGGTGAAATCCCCGACGCCGTCGACGCGAAACTCTCGGGGGAGACGCCGGCCCAACGGGCCATCAACTTCGCCCGCAGCGCCCCCGGCGTCACCTCGGCGCTGGTCGGGACCGGCTCGCCAGACCACGCCGCCGAAAACGTCGCCGCGGGGACGTTCGCGCCGATGGGTGCCGACGCCTTCGATTCGATTTTCCGATAG
- a CDS encoding MFS transporter, protein MSRRELFGSLCASVFLVNLARVVFAPLVQPAAADFDVTAASLGIVTSAAWLGSAAPRLPTGYLLTRVPRHRVVAATGALLVGTSLFTSLSGSVTHLAVGAFLMGLSSGIYFIAANPLVSELYPETVGRAIGVHGMSSQLAAVSAPLAVSVVLLVGDWRTTFRGIAVVAALATVFFLWAARRTDLPEAGTEDRSILAAARAQWPIVLTGIAFLGSAGFLWNGLFNLYGDYLEVAKGIDPATGRTLLSLMFAAGVPAFLVTGRLADRLPNVPLLLGIVGGFVVSVVALTFAEGLLAVGAVSVVLGYVVHSLFPAADTYLLASLPDHHRASAYALYSASMMVVQAMGSGTIGVVVASGVSYTVAFRAIAGVVGAVVVVLFGLYLAGRLPAGGVPGDTVEKTTR, encoded by the coding sequence GTGTCCCGCCGCGAACTGTTCGGCTCGCTGTGTGCATCGGTGTTCCTCGTCAACCTCGCACGGGTCGTCTTCGCGCCGCTGGTCCAACCCGCCGCCGCCGACTTCGACGTGACGGCGGCCTCGTTGGGCATCGTCACGAGTGCCGCGTGGCTCGGCAGTGCGGCCCCGCGGCTGCCGACCGGCTACCTCCTGACGCGGGTGCCACGTCATCGCGTCGTCGCCGCGACGGGGGCGCTGTTGGTCGGCACGTCGCTTTTCACATCGCTATCGGGATCGGTGACACATCTGGCCGTCGGCGCGTTCCTGATGGGGCTTTCGAGCGGCATCTACTTCATCGCGGCCAACCCGCTGGTCAGCGAACTGTACCCCGAAACCGTCGGTCGCGCAATCGGCGTCCACGGCATGTCGAGTCAGTTGGCTGCCGTCAGCGCGCCGCTGGCGGTGAGTGTGGTGTTGCTGGTCGGCGACTGGCGGACGACGTTCCGCGGCATCGCCGTCGTCGCCGCACTCGCGACCGTCTTCTTCCTGTGGGCGGCCCGCCGGACCGACCTCCCCGAGGCGGGTACAGAGGACAGGAGCATCCTCGCGGCCGCCCGGGCACAGTGGCCCATCGTCCTCACCGGCATTGCCTTCCTCGGCTCTGCGGGCTTCCTCTGGAACGGCCTGTTCAACCTCTACGGCGACTATCTGGAGGTCGCCAAGGGCATCGACCCCGCGACGGGGCGGACGCTTCTGAGCCTGATGTTCGCCGCCGGTGTCCCCGCCTTTCTCGTGACCGGCCGTCTCGCGGACCGACTGCCGAACGTCCCGCTTTTGTTGGGTATCGTCGGCGGCTTCGTCGTCTCCGTCGTGGCGCTGACGTTCGCCGAGGGGCTTCTCGCCGTCGGCGCGGTCAGCGTCGTCCTCGGCTACGTCGTCCACTCGCTGTTCCCGGCGGCCGATACGTACCTGCTTGCGTCGCTTCCCGACCACCACCGCGCCAGCGCCTACGCGCTGTACTCGGCGTCGATGATGGTGGTGCAGGCGATGGGGTCCGGCACCATCGGCGTCGTCGTCGCAAGCGGCGTCAGCTACACGGTCGCGTTCAGGGCCATCGCGGGTGTCGTCGGCGCGGTCGTCGTCGTGCTGTTCGGGCTGTATCTCGCCGGGCGACTGCCGGCCGGGGGCGTCCCCGGCGACACAGTCGAGAAGACGACTCGATAA
- a CDS encoding glycosyl transferase family 2 produces MEYVQERVTTLHDFGDAAPEAPADDAAVVVPMTEREHAGLAAERVLSALETVAPERVVVPLRASEERVGSVASWLEGFDLPLELLWCDGPELGALLSSNGLNGTRGKGRDVWLALGVAADSDYVVVHDADAKNYDAFHVPKLLFPLAHGHEFSKGYYARVENDRLYGRLFRLFYRPLVEALDAGTDAAVVEYLDSFRYALAGEFATTGALAREMRVQRGWGLEVGTLGEAFRLVGAAGSAQVDLGVHEHDHRAVSGPSGLSDMSEQVAAALLRAVEDNGGTPDYETLPARYRQAAERLVDAYALDSAFNDLEYDRSDERRQVETYADAIAPPPEDTRLPAWEEAAITPAEVAEAAAADLDCVSESVDAVPER; encoded by the coding sequence ATGGAGTACGTACAGGAGCGCGTGACGACGCTCCACGACTTCGGCGACGCCGCCCCCGAGGCGCCGGCCGACGACGCCGCCGTCGTCGTTCCCATGACCGAACGGGAACACGCCGGTCTCGCCGCCGAGCGCGTCCTCTCGGCGCTGGAGACGGTCGCCCCCGAGCGAGTGGTCGTGCCGTTGCGGGCCTCTGAGGAGCGGGTCGGGTCGGTCGCCTCGTGGCTCGAGGGGTTCGACCTCCCGCTGGAGTTGCTGTGGTGTGACGGCCCCGAACTCGGCGCGTTGCTCTCTTCGAACGGTCTCAACGGCACCCGCGGGAAGGGCCGGGACGTCTGGCTCGCCTTGGGCGTCGCCGCCGACAGCGACTACGTCGTCGTCCACGACGCCGACGCGAAGAACTACGACGCCTTCCACGTCCCGAAACTGTTGTTTCCGCTGGCGCACGGCCACGAGTTCTCGAAGGGGTACTACGCCCGCGTCGAGAACGACCGGCTGTACGGGCGGCTGTTCCGACTGTTCTACCGGCCGCTCGTCGAGGCGCTGGACGCCGGCACCGACGCCGCAGTCGTCGAGTACCTCGATTCGTTCCGGTACGCACTCGCCGGAGAGTTCGCGACGACCGGCGCGCTCGCCCGCGAGATGCGCGTCCAGCGGGGGTGGGGACTGGAGGTCGGGACGCTCGGCGAGGCGTTCAGACTGGTCGGGGCCGCGGGCAGCGCACAGGTCGATTTGGGCGTCCACGAACACGACCACCGGGCGGTGTCAGGTCCGAGCGGACTCTCGGACATGTCCGAGCAGGTCGCCGCGGCGCTTCTGCGTGCCGTCGAGGACAACGGCGGCACGCCCGACTACGAGACGCTCCCGGCGCGCTACCGGCAGGCCGCCGAGCGACTTGTCGACGCCTACGCGCTCGATTCGGCGTTCAACGACCTCGAATACGACCGCTCCGACGAACGACGACAGGTCGAAACGTACGCCGACGCAATCGCGCCGCCACCCGAGGATACGCGACTGCCGGCGTGGGAGGAGGCGGCGATTACGCCCGCCGAGGTCGCCGAGGCCGCCGCGGCGGACCTCGATTGCGTCTCCGAATCCGTCGACGCCGTGCCGGAACGTTGA
- a CDS encoding DUF7109 family protein produces the protein MFTPDELAGVVDLFGALTRAELAEALSELAYRQGETVPDDAVDEAIDAFALVTVERDDDEDLLAPGPSAFPTLPEGAEDLPHILDVEARSVDRSVVGRAAERRLRADAARAVANDEPARAAELLDVSYDLEAWGGVELDDIRDRLDAARDETN, from the coding sequence ATGTTCACGCCCGACGAGTTGGCCGGCGTCGTCGACCTCTTCGGCGCGCTCACCCGCGCGGAGTTGGCCGAAGCGCTCTCGGAGTTGGCCTACCGACAGGGTGAAACCGTCCCCGACGACGCCGTCGACGAGGCTATCGACGCGTTCGCCCTCGTTACCGTCGAACGCGACGACGACGAGGACCTGCTCGCGCCCGGCCCGTCGGCGTTTCCGACGCTTCCGGAGGGCGCCGAGGACCTTCCGCACATCCTCGATGTCGAGGCTCGGAGCGTCGACCGGAGCGTCGTCGGTCGCGCCGCCGAGCGCCGACTGCGCGCCGACGCCGCCCGCGCGGTCGCAAACGACGAGCCGGCCCGCGCGGCCGAGTTACTCGACGTGAGTTACGACCTCGAAGCGTGGGGCGGCGTCGAACTGGACGACATCCGTGACCGTCTCGACGCCGCTCGCGATGAGACGAACTAA
- a CDS encoding NUDIX hydrolase, which produces MNWERLIAYAPGEITGAEREAAVLAPIVSRSDGEYLLFTKRADHLGEHPGQMSFPGGGREPEDADLEATAKREGNEEIGLRPEEVEVIGRLDDIPTVTDYAVRPFVAKIPDREYTPDESEVAEIAVLAIDDLTDLDNYDSESRDHPHYGEIRVHYFRVDGYTVWGATGRMLAQFLELATDWEMPEDPDRVVDPDAEFPV; this is translated from the coding sequence ATGAACTGGGAGCGGCTCATCGCGTACGCCCCGGGCGAAATAACCGGTGCGGAGCGTGAGGCGGCCGTTCTCGCGCCCATCGTCTCCCGCTCGGACGGCGAGTACCTCCTGTTTACGAAGCGTGCCGACCACCTCGGGGAACACCCCGGCCAGATGAGCTTTCCCGGCGGGGGTCGGGAACCCGAAGACGCCGACCTCGAAGCGACGGCGAAACGTGAGGGCAACGAGGAAATCGGTCTCAGACCCGAGGAGGTCGAGGTCATCGGTCGCCTCGACGACATCCCGACGGTCACCGACTACGCGGTCCGCCCGTTCGTCGCGAAGATTCCCGACCGCGAGTACACCCCCGACGAGAGCGAGGTCGCCGAAATTGCCGTCCTCGCTATCGACGACCTGACCGACCTCGACAACTACGACTCCGAATCGCGGGACCACCCCCACTACGGCGAGATTCGCGTCCACTACTTCCGCGTCGACGGCTACACCGTCTGGGGGGCGACGGGTCGGATGCTCGCACAGTTCCTCGAACTCGCCACCGACTGGGAGATGCCCGAGGACCCCGACCGCGTGGTCGATCCCGACGCCGAGTTCCCCGTCTGA
- a CDS encoding acyl-CoA dehydrogenase family protein, producing the protein MTDPLDYAALDRGRDCNYWTYDRALQRTVRRRSADPPEAILSSFGETMGTTVTNNADVVEDNPPELDTYDRNGERVNEVTYHPKHLENERLVYENGVIANRFSAPAGREEPLSAVEHLAQFCLMDQTSSVGLSCPAAMTGGAAAVLEKFDDGTLDAYYDALTAREYDDLRTGAMFLTEKQGGSDVGANEVRAEPTEDGGIYELHGEKWFCSNIDSGAALVLARRPDASEGTEGLSLFLFDPDDNDRETYLFRRLKDKLGTKSVPTGEVVFEGATATLVGEPERGFKYMSEMLNAERLYNAIGSVGAVARSLLEAKVHAANREAFGEALEDQPLMRRDLVDMTVAHEAGLAVTFEAAEQYGARERDGEVAERANRLMRMLVPVVKYRTARMAVDTASYAMEIRGGDGYVEEFVNPRLLRNAQVLPIWEGPSNIMALDVLRSMLSERSHEALLSELEGRLDALENPALADVAETVEAELAGLSDAFDAVATTDPEAAQLEAKELADYVFDVTAGVILLERAAWRLAEADDARELLVAKWFVRTRLEATDARGITDDNRLPLEAFEAIARFGRAEPEQFAAAPADD; encoded by the coding sequence ATGACCGACCCACTCGACTACGCGGCCCTCGACCGCGGCCGGGACTGCAACTACTGGACCTACGACCGCGCCCTCCAGCGGACGGTCCGACGGCGGAGCGCGGACCCACCCGAAGCCATCCTCTCGTCGTTCGGCGAGACGATGGGAACGACGGTGACGAACAACGCCGATGTGGTCGAAGACAACCCACCTGAACTCGATACCTACGACCGGAACGGCGAGCGAGTCAACGAGGTGACCTACCACCCGAAACACCTCGAAAACGAGCGACTGGTGTACGAAAACGGCGTCATCGCCAACCGCTTTTCGGCGCCGGCCGGCCGCGAGGAACCGCTCTCGGCCGTCGAGCATCTCGCACAGTTCTGTCTGATGGACCAGACCTCGAGTGTCGGATTGAGTTGTCCGGCGGCGATGACCGGCGGCGCCGCCGCCGTCTTGGAGAAGTTCGACGACGGAACGCTCGATGCGTACTACGACGCGCTGACCGCCCGCGAGTACGACGACCTCCGGACCGGCGCGATGTTCCTCACTGAGAAGCAGGGCGGGTCCGACGTGGGCGCAAACGAGGTGCGGGCCGAACCGACCGAAGACGGGGGAATCTACGAACTCCACGGCGAGAAGTGGTTCTGTTCGAACATCGACTCCGGGGCGGCGCTGGTGTTGGCGCGTCGGCCCGACGCATCCGAGGGCACGGAGGGGCTGTCGCTGTTCCTCTTCGACCCCGATGACAACGACCGCGAGACGTACCTGTTCCGGCGACTGAAGGACAAACTCGGCACGAAGAGCGTCCCGACCGGCGAGGTGGTCTTCGAGGGCGCGACGGCGACACTCGTCGGCGAACCCGAACGCGGCTTCAAGTACATGTCCGAGATGCTGAACGCCGAACGGCTGTACAACGCCATCGGGAGCGTCGGTGCGGTCGCCCGGTCGCTGCTGGAGGCGAAAGTCCACGCCGCCAACCGTGAGGCCTTCGGCGAGGCGCTGGAGGACCAGCCGTTGATGCGCCGGGACCTCGTGGATATGACGGTCGCCCACGAGGCCGGACTGGCGGTGACCTTCGAGGCGGCCGAACAGTACGGTGCCCGCGAACGCGACGGCGAGGTCGCCGAGCGCGCCAACCGGCTCATGCGGATGCTCGTTCCCGTGGTCAAGTACCGAACCGCGCGGATGGCCGTCGACACCGCCTCCTATGCGATGGAGATACGCGGCGGCGACGGCTACGTCGAGGAGTTCGTCAACCCCCGACTCCTGCGGAACGCACAGGTGTTGCCAATCTGGGAGGGGCCGTCCAACATCATGGCGCTGGACGTGCTCCGGTCGATGCTTTCGGAGCGCTCCCACGAGGCGCTGCTGTCGGAACTCGAAGGACGGCTTGACGCACTCGAAAATCCGGCACTCGCCGATGTCGCCGAGACGGTCGAAGCAGAACTGGCGGGGCTTTCGGATGCCTTCGACGCCGTGGCCACGACCGACCCCGAGGCCGCACAACTGGAAGCGAAGGAACTGGCGGATTACGTCTTCGACGTGACTGCTGGTGTGATACTGCTCGAACGCGCCGCGTGGCGGCTGGCGGAAGCCGACGACGCCCGCGAGTTACTCGTCGCGAAGTGGTTCGTCCGGACGCGGCTGGAGGCCACCGATGCGCGCGGCATCACCGACGATAACCGACTGCCGCTGGAGGCGTTCGAGGCTATCGCCCGCTTCGGCCGAGCGGAGCCCGAACAGTTCGCCGCGGCGCCGGCCGACGACTAA
- a CDS encoding radical SAM protein translates to MKEPATLDVTIVDGYVDEPAHFGVPPYISTYPRFAAGAAVDAGVPPEQVTYHTIDELREERSKWRDVAEADLFVYVGGMTVPGKYVGGTPAEPDEVKELAWTAEGTSVMGGPVRFGVGEANEGATETERQNLDYDFLAGADIEAAVYDLVHGGLEGFEDRYRDNAELDRWAAKGAFIIGQHPDHPDYLICEMETSRGCPYRCSFCTEPMYGDPDFRTPDSVVAEVDSLATHGARHFRLGRQADILAYGGDGEAPNPEALRELYGGIRNAVPNLGTLHLDNMNPVTITEYPEKSREGIRIIAEHNTPGDTAAFGLESADPLVQEENNLLVTAEECLEAVRVVNEEGGWRPGEEPGSGPSVDPNADRLPKLLPGINLVHGLMGERRETFEHNKQFLQDVYDEGLMLRRINIRQVMAFEGTEMAETGADIAHDHKKLFKQYKREVREEIDNPMLQRVAPPGTVLPNVYLEYHQDGKTFGRQLGTYALLVGIPGERELGRTVDVAVTDHGFRSVSGVPYPLDVNSASMDELRMLPGVGKQRAGNIVVDRPYDSVAEFDDGGGGIDLEKFCDADSTGRAD, encoded by the coding sequence ATGAAAGAGCCGGCGACGCTGGACGTGACCATCGTGGACGGCTACGTCGACGAGCCGGCGCACTTCGGCGTGCCGCCCTACATCTCGACGTATCCGCGCTTCGCCGCCGGCGCCGCCGTTGACGCTGGCGTCCCACCGGAACAGGTGACGTATCACACCATCGACGAACTTCGCGAGGAGCGTTCGAAGTGGCGCGACGTGGCCGAAGCGGACCTCTTCGTCTATGTCGGCGGCATGACCGTCCCCGGGAAGTACGTCGGCGGCACGCCCGCCGAACCCGACGAGGTGAAGGAGTTGGCGTGGACCGCCGAGGGGACGAGCGTGATGGGCGGCCCCGTCCGCTTCGGCGTCGGCGAGGCCAACGAAGGGGCGACCGAGACCGAACGGCAGAACCTCGATTACGACTTCCTCGCCGGCGCCGACATCGAGGCGGCAGTGTACGACCTCGTCCACGGCGGCCTGGAGGGGTTCGAGGACCGCTACCGCGACAACGCCGAGTTGGACCGCTGGGCCGCGAAGGGTGCCTTCATCATCGGACAACACCCCGACCACCCCGACTACCTCATCTGTGAGATGGAGACCTCTCGGGGCTGTCCCTACCGGTGTTCGTTCTGCACCGAACCGATGTACGGCGACCCCGACTTCCGGACGCCCGATTCGGTCGTCGCGGAGGTCGATTCGCTTGCGACCCATGGCGCACGCCACTTCCGACTCGGCCGGCAGGCCGACATCCTCGCCTACGGCGGCGACGGTGAGGCGCCCAACCCCGAGGCGCTCCGAGAGTTGTACGGCGGCATCCGCAACGCCGTGCCGAACCTCGGGACGCTGCACCTCGACAACATGAACCCCGTGACCATCACGGAGTACCCCGAGAAGTCCCGAGAGGGCATCCGCATCATCGCCGAACACAACACGCCCGGCGACACGGCCGCCTTCGGCCTCGAATCGGCTGACCCGCTCGTTCAGGAGGAGAACAACCTCCTTGTCACCGCCGAGGAGTGTCTGGAGGCGGTTCGGGTCGTCAACGAGGAGGGCGGCTGGCGCCCCGGCGAAGAGCCGGGAAGCGGCCCCTCCGTCGACCCCAACGCCGACCGCCTGCCGAAACTCCTTCCGGGTATCAACCTCGTCCACGGCCTGATGGGCGAACGCCGGGAGACGTTCGAGCACAACAAGCAGTTCCTGCAGGACGTCTACGACGAGGGGCTGATGCTTCGACGCATCAACATCCGGCAGGTGATGGCCTTCGAGGGTACCGAGATGGCCGAAACCGGCGCCGACATCGCACACGACCACAAGAAACTGTTCAAGCAGTACAAACGCGAGGTCCGGGAGGAAATCGACAACCCGATGCTCCAGCGGGTCGCCCCGCCAGGGACCGTCCTGCCGAACGTCTACCTCGAGTACCACCAGGACGGCAAGACCTTCGGCCGCCAACTCGGCACCTACGCGCTGTTGGTCGGGATTCCGGGCGAACGGGAACTCGGCCGCACCGTCGACGTGGCGGTCACCGACCACGGCTTCCGGTCGGTATCGGGCGTCCCCTACCCGCTCGACGTGAACAGCGCCTCGATGGACGAACTCCGGATGTTGCCGGGCGTCGGCAAACAGCGCGCCGGCAACATCGTCGTCGACCGACCGTACGACTCCGTCGCGGAGTTCGACGACGGCGGCGGCGGTATCGACCTCGAGAAGTTCTGTGATGCCGACTCGACGGGGCGGGCCGACTGA
- a CDS encoding DUF429 domain-containing protein, whose translation MEIRGVDFSGAAEPGDDIWIAEGAWNGDLLTVRRCRSATEAFGVTERTAVLNRLRTSLETAPRTTGLDFSFGLPDALLPDCETWCETIEWFEATFAAASADEMREELKRKARVSDADGVELKRRTDDAVGANSPYSFITYYQTLYGIREVVAPLVADGRVAVPPMQPAGERNLVEIYPAGTLRRLGTVDETYKDGAADARQRRETILNALVESTPLELADGIRARAVDETGGDALDSIVAAVATARAVRRDFDPDGGYGEREGCIFV comes from the coding sequence ATGGAGATTCGCGGCGTCGACTTCAGCGGGGCGGCCGAACCCGGCGACGACATCTGGATTGCCGAAGGGGCGTGGAACGGCGACCTGCTGACGGTTCGGCGGTGTCGTTCCGCCACCGAGGCCTTCGGTGTGACGGAGAGAACTGCCGTGCTGAACCGACTCCGAACGTCCCTCGAAACGGCACCGAGGACGACGGGACTGGATTTCTCGTTCGGACTGCCCGACGCGTTGCTCCCCGATTGTGAGACGTGGTGCGAAACCATCGAGTGGTTCGAAGCGACGTTCGCCGCAGCCAGCGCCGACGAGATGCGCGAAGAACTGAAGCGCAAAGCGAGAGTCAGCGACGCCGACGGCGTGGAGTTGAAACGACGGACCGACGACGCCGTCGGCGCGAACTCCCCGTACAGTTTCATCACCTACTACCAGACGCTGTACGGCATCCGCGAGGTCGTGGCGCCGCTCGTGGCCGACGGCCGCGTCGCCGTTCCGCCGATGCAGCCCGCCGGCGAGCGAAACCTCGTGGAGATTTACCCGGCCGGTACGTTGCGCCGTCTCGGAACCGTCGACGAGACGTACAAAGACGGTGCCGCCGACGCTCGCCAGCGACGTGAGACGATATTGAACGCGCTCGTCGAGTCGACGCCACTCGAATTGGCCGACGGGATTCGAGCGCGTGCCGTCGACGAGACCGGCGGTGACGCCCTCGACAGCATCGTCGCCGCGGTCGCGACCGCCCGCGCGGTCCGGCGGGACTTCGACCCGGACGGCGGTTACGGCGAGCGCGAGGGCTGTATCTTCGTCTGA